TTCTTTTTTGTAACAAGCATTTGCCAATATCCTGCTATAGGTATATCCAACCATGAGATCAGCATTCATTGATATTGTTCGTACACGTGgattccaaggcttgtattccGGACTGTCCCCTACTCTAGTGGAGATTATACCTTATGCAGGCCTACAATTTGGCACGTATGATACATTTAAGCGTTGGGCCATGGTACAATTCCAGTCCTTCTATTTAAAACTCATCTCTATTTGTTGACGTGATTATTCTATGCATTCTTTGGATGTTATACTTTGTTTATTGTGAAACTCTAATGTGGTGAGATGGTAGATTCCCATGGACACTGCATGATCCAGTCTGCCATGCTTTGTAATATTATTCCTTCATGTTGTAGGCTTCTCGGTGGAATGCGATTCTCTGATTCAGTTTTGAGGATTGCCCTATATGTGCATTTTCAGTTTCAGTTTCAATATACATTTTGTCTTATATCCTTGTTTTATCTGTTGCCGTGCTTTTCAATGTGGACTCCGCGTATGAATTACTATTGTCATTTACTGGATGAATTAGTTGCACTATCAATGCTGCTACACTTTTTTCAATGTTGTTTGAAAAAGAATCTATTTACGTTTTGATTATATTGCAGATTAAAGTTGATGAATTATTAGCAGAAGAgaaaattaacttttgaaattatGTCACTATTGATTTATTTCCGCTTGTCTTAAAGCTTCACACAGTTGATGAATGTTTAgtttactttacttttgtattgTAGTGTTTGGTCCTGTTAACATATAATGTATTGCGGGTGTGAAATTGTAGGCTTTGAATCATAGATTTTCGAACGCTGCTGCAGAAGACAACATATCTAGCTTTCAGCTTTTCCTTTGTGGGTTAGCAGCTGGAACATGTGCCAAACTTGTCTGTCATCCACTTGATGTCGTCAAGAAAAGATTTCAGGTAAACCTGTACACATATTAAAGATCATTACAGGGATTGGAAGTTCAATTTCAGAACTTAGAGTTTTAGATATCCTCGTCTCTCAACCTTAAAAATTGTAGTTTAGGGACATAAGGAGAGGGTGTTAAAGAAAATTGGACATTGTGTTATTCTGTCATTGTCATTTCTAATAATGGATCTTCATTCTTTCTTGCTGCAGATTGAAGGGCTTCAAAGACATCCAAGATATGGAGCTCGAGTTGAGCATCGTGCATACAGGAACATGTTGGATGCCATGCAACGGATAATGCGATTAGAGGGTTGGGCTGGTTTGTACAAGGGGATAATCCCATCAACTGTTAAAGCTGCACCTGCTGGTGCTGTTACATTTGTTGCTTATGAGTTGACATCAGATTGGCTAGAGTCCACTTTTAGTTGATTTTTCCCCACTTTTTCTTCCGTTATTAATCCTATTCTTTTTCAATATACAAATTGATCCCTCGTAGTGTAGGAAGAAAGTGAGGGATTTAATTCATTGTAATGATAGTTATAGATGGAAAAGATTTGTTCTTGATGTCTACGTCTGATATCGAATTCCAAATGTATATTTCCAAGATGGTGCAAAGCCTGTCTGGAATCGAATGGTGTTTGGATTCAACCTAATTTTAGTCTTGTAGTTAAATTGGGTCATAATCAATGAATATCTTTGTGTTCCAGGTTATGAGACCATGATGTGCCTATTCTTTATGATAATTCTGTTGGGACAAAAGTAGTCTATCCTCAAATTTGTCATTTTTGTAGTCTAATAATGTCCTTCTGCAATCCCCAAGATTCCAATTATTGATTGATATTAATGTGAAATGTCGTCTCTTTTTGATGTCCAGGATTCATCCTTCTGTCTTTCATAAACAATCCCATCAGTGGTTTTTTTCATCATTGGTTGGTTGTAACCTGGTAAGTGATTATATTTTAACCTACATCTCAATTTGACAAACTGGATGGAGTTCCTGGAGTTTCATGGCTCACTAAGATATGAAATACCAAGTTAATATACTATGTTACGTATGATTTTCTaacaattaacttttaatttgaattttagtttataaattatgaaaattgttaaaaagtaaatttaactaaacttaagaagttcatattttatttatgtactatttttttatatttaaaaaatataaaataatagttgtaattaatatcttaagatatatatttaaaaaattagtattttatcAACTTTATAAAcgataagataaataaaaaataggatttaTGTTATTACTTAAACCAGTTTTAATAAAGTTATGTCAATTTATTTGGTTTATAGttactttaaaaagaaaaatcagagttttgtaaaattaatgaTTCGAAgttttatctaaaatatatttgaataaaaagattttttatattttaattataacaagtgtaatttaaatttatatacgaatagtattatctatatttatgcagttaatatttacttatatagCACACTTTTGGCTGCACGGGGGAATTTGGTCCCAAAAGATATAGTTGGTTTGAAAATTTTGCTTGATTATAAGTTGGAATTCAATTTTCAGGATCAAATTTTGAGcaggttttataatttttatttttgaattttattttaaaataaagggtatgaaaaattaaaaaaaaaagttatatttttagtacatgaaagtatatttatatatggttggatgttataaaataatttttttcaaatgtatttttttatttattaaaccaTAGGAgatggaaaaataaattaattaagaaatggAAAAGATATAAGTGTAAGgtaatttagtaatattttgtaacttttttagataataatattGAAAGATGTATAAGTAGATggttaaataatttaagtttattattattttgttgttgaaagCTTATAAGTAGGAATTGATGATtactacttttatttaaaattaaattaaattcaatgtatagtttattaaaattattcactCGTCAATGTATGtcttatacattaatttaattttctaattttaactacaataaagggtgttgctccctacacctccccaagtggacCTGTACCtctccattaatttaatttatttcaaaaatattctacacctttccactattttcttttatttcaaaaataccctacacctccccactatccttaccaatctttctctttctctctctacattaatggagcatttacatggctcattaatggagcatttatatgacttaaatttgaatatattttcttaaataagtttgattcaatcttattttggttgttgaatatatttttttcttttcaaattacttaataaatggtaaaattttgttctaaatttctagaaaaatgtttatatacatgtatctttttttttaggtttaataggttcggaggtccctatatttgggggtttgtttcaattgggtcctctaattttgaaagtgatcaattaggtccctaattttgtcaatttgaatcaataaaagcctttctgttaaatgcagttaacgccatgaagtttttgaacatgtgccacgctgacgcttccaggtagcatcgtttcaagtgcataggtggattataaaagggtgaaatccctaaattaaaagggtgtatttgaaggtgaaatccctaaattaaaagaaaattgacaaaattagggacctaattgatgacttcaaaaattggagaacccaattgaaacaaacctccaaatatagggacctccgaacctattaaaccttttttttacatataatatctataatttttaacattatattatgttttaactcaccgacatgtttgactcaaataacttgaataaaatatttaatttattagataaataatataaaaatattattaaatatttaaaatataaaaaaaaagttatttgttaaagatttagaatttatttagttctttcgtcattataaagttagtatataataataataatatatcattatttattattaatattattatgtttattattttgtatttacatttaacttttaattttataaaatggaaatggtagaagtactaatattgaagtttcctcttaattttatattatattttgtagtatgttacaaattcaaatctgaaccaagtgaatgctccattaatatagagagaaagagaaagattgttaaggatagtggggaggtgtagggtatttttggaataaagaaaatagtgaggaggtgtagaatatttttaaaataaattaaattaatggggaggtacaagtcccacttggggaggtgtaggaagCAACACCCTACTATAAATAGTTATCAATTCCTATTTTGAACAACAAAAAAGTAATACACTTAGACCATATAGTTATACATTTTCCAGTTTTATTATCTCAAAAATTTACAACGATTAAAAATACGAGTAAATTATATATGAGTAAATTCAtttgtaaataagttttttcCCATATCCAaccttaaatataaatattatttcatcttttatatacatgtaactttatttttaaaaaaaatatcctcTAATttcgaaaacaaaaaaaaaaatattacaaaatcaaagaaatacaaaatatacttttcaaaaaaatttatatatattaatacattacttctaaatatttaacactatcttatatttaattttattttcttttgccattattaattttaaaatgaaaaaaaattataaaaccaaCTTTTCCTGAAACTTGAATTCTGACTCgtaatcataataattaaatacatcaatcatctttaaaattatgttttgaaacCTTATTTGtcttaaaagatatataaaatggatatataaaatgatgaaagaaaaagtatttaaattatttaggtCTCTAGATATGAaactttttaagtaaattatgtaaaattattggATAGTACGATTAAAAGGGACACCGGCTCAGTCTATCATGGGTTAGTCTCTCAGTGACTCAaatcaacccgactcatttattaacgaacaaaaaaaatttgaattcaatCCAGTTTATGATGGGTTAATGGATTAAACGAATTTGTTCATTGACTcgtgttttttttaaatccaaaaaaattacaatttttttgtaattcaaatttaaataatttgattagagtcttgaatgaataaatttataatattttgtttttttgaaccattttttctttattcccatttaaatataatgaaaaaatgttaacggataataatattgaaacacaaaataataaataattaaattaaattatgtggGTTAGTGAGTCAATCCTACTCATTACAAATTCAACCTGAATGAGTCAAGTTTTAAGTAAATCAAGTTAAAATTAActcgtataaaaaaaaaaaatttcaaactaaaCCCAGACCCTTATCACCAAATTGACTTACAAgttctaacttttatttttttttctcaaaatttaatttCCTCCACCGTACTTTTTCTTTACATCTATTTGTTTcattattgatttaatttacaTGGAGTACTGTTAGACACGAGACCTGCTTAAATCAATTTGATCAGATCATTTATTATTGACTCTaacatttatctttatttaataagaccataattttgaaaaccttAAATTGTAACTTTAATAATGAAACGTTCTCATGGAACACATTTGAATTTCTGTCCATTTTTAAAACTGAAtcagaaataatattataataagattAGGGTAAACTAAAGTCTCTTACCAGTTATCATATGAAGATCATACTGATAACAAGAAACACAGTTATCTTCTCATAATGACCATTTGTTGTATCAAGTACTTTATGCTACTACCTAACTTTCATTCAACTCTTTTCCAAACACttacaaattcaaatacttTCCAAGTTGAGCATAGGGTCAATGATAgtgatatcaattttttttaggtttaataggtttggaggtccctatatttggggtttgtttcaattgggtcctttaattttgaaagtgatcaattaggttcctaattttgtcaatttgaattaataaaagtctttccgtttaatgcacttaaattttgaacatgtggcacgctgatcctttttaatttagggatttcaccttcaaatacactcTTTTAATGTAGGGATTttacccttttataatccacctatgcacttgaaacgatgtcACCTGGAAGCCTCAGCGtgtcacattttaaaaatttcccggtgttaaatgtatttaacagaaaggcttttattgattcaaattgacaaaattagggatctaattgatcacttcaaaaattggaggacccaattgaaacaaacctccaaatatagggacttCCCAAcctattaaacttttttttaagatatttgaattatagaaattaaattataaatataaattagtattaGAGATTATATTTATACTAGAAATAGAAAATATGATGGCATGTGTGTATGACTTCATTATTGGATGATTGTTATAGACACATCTGCAGAGAATTAAAgtactgaaaaaaataaaaccatttgctggaatttaataaagaaaCCGACAACAACATCAGATTGGGACGCAATTTATGTCCGAAACTGATAGTTAGTTGGAATTTGGAATTTAGAATTATGAAATGTTGAAAACAAATCAGAACTTTGACATTATTATAaacatgaatttcaaattttctaaccgaatattgatattttaaaataaaggaaattacTTTTATACATGCTATtagttttacaatatttattaaaacactACAAATATTTAGaagttaacttttaaattatttataaattttattttacataatacttttttaaaaatgctAAAGTTTAATTTGGGTGTGTACGATTATATGAGCgaatcatattttgttttcacttttataAGGTGTTGTGACTATATTCCTTTCTGTATAATAAAAcatactaacaaaaaaaaactaggtGTTAAATCATTTATGTATTATACTTGTTGGAAACGGAAGTTTAGGTTTTGAAAGACGTAAAACAAAAGTGGACAAAGTCATTTTCAAATGTCAATTGCAGAGAAGAGAATTGACAGAATGAAAAATTCTTAAGAAAAGACATTTTTCCAAATATTGGGAACGAAAAGAACTGAACAAACAATACATTAAagtaaagattaaataaaataaaaaagaaaatagagactTCACATCAAGGATGAGTTAAGATGTATGTACTTAATCTTAACCCTAAAGTCTGATTAAATCACATTTTTAGACCTAAACTCAATTATATATGGGTCCACTGTCAAACTTGAATGGGACAAATCAAGGTTAGCCTAAATTGAAAGTTCAAAAAATTAGATAATGACAAACTTCGGTATCATTAGTTAAACAGTTCCctcagattttaaaatctatacagCTAAGTAAATttgaacacaaaaaatatatcaCTACAAAGCAAATTTGGTCAACTTGAAACAATTCTTTTTGTTTGAGGAGAAAAGTGAAGCCATATTACTTTACATACAGAGAAAATGGGAGGTAAAGTGCCCTCTCCATGCAAATATAAATAGCCACGCTTGGTCTAAGCGAAATGGTAAATTATTAGAAACAATGACCTAATAACAACGATGGAATCACatcatatatgaatatataaagaaggACATACCCATTCAATAGGGAAAGGCCTTTGGTAACTGCTCCATTTACTTTTCTTCTCTCATCTGACAGAATCTGACGAGgtttaacataaaaaagaaaaagaaaaacctttgTCACAATGTGCATTTGACTTACTGTGTATTCTGTTCATAACCAGGGGCAGCAAGGGTTGACTGAAACCATGTCTGACATTGAAGACTGGCACTGCAACTAAGAAATGAGAAAAGCATAAAAGTTCAATTCCAGGGACTTGACATCTCTCAGATTCTGTTGATTGCAAAAGCTGAGAAGACCAGAGGGATTTCTCTATGTAGTTTTTAGTACATTCTATTGGAAAGATTTGAAAGTTTTAAGCGATTGAAAACCTTCCTTCGAAGTTAATATCTAACATCCATTATGTGCAAAACCACTTCAATCAGTGAAAAGGCTGCTATCTTGTTCATGTAATGCATGCCATGTAACGATATTGGATCCAGATGATCAAACTTCCACTGCTTGGATTCAAAGAAGTGGCATTCACATCCTGAGTCTACAGTTGAGTTTGAACACTCAGTTTCAATTATCCTTCATTAAACTTGAAGCCTGTCAATATTACAGTCACTGCCGGGGCTACCATTACAGACGACatctgttttttcttctttttcaatacCGGTACCAGCATTACTATAGCCTCCCACTTTGCGGGATACGGAAGGTCTCGTTATTGAGCTGTCTGGAAGATAATCTCTACTTCTTCGCTTCTCCTTTCTGTCTAGATATCCAAAGGCAAAAGCTTCAAGCACTTTCGTTGTTGGTGGGCGGTTTCTGGTGCTCTGCCTCCGGGTGTGCATGTCAGGCTGTTGTTCAGGGTGATCGCCAAGTTTGGAGTTTGTTCCAACACTGGGATCATTTGATTCCttggatattttattttcctgcATCTCGGTCCCTACATTCACAAAAGGTTCATCAACTTCAGCTTCTGGTGAAACAGGCAAGTTAAGGTCAATCATAGTCCGTGGCTGGGGTTTACTACATTGACCCATAGCGCCTGAAGAACTAGTGTCAGGAACAGCTTCTTCATTTATGATTGAGCTTAGATTTGACGGAGAATCTGCTAGTCTTTTGTTTTTCTGGGCTGGAAAACCTGCTAATGACTTCTCCTGGGGTGGGATATCCCATGAAACTCTCTCACTAAATTTTGACTTGTGAAGACTGGCTTCCTCTTGTTCTACTCTGGTAGCCACAAAGAAGTTTGCAGATACATTTGCACTAGATTTTGAATTGCCATTATCCAAACAAAACCCGGCTTCCGTTTCTTTTCCTCTAGGAACCACAAAGAAATTGGCAGTGTTGCTATTTTTCTTTGCGCGGCTACATGCAGTTAATCGCCTCCTTCTTTTTGTAACAGGGACTAGATCATTTTTGTTATCAGATACCATTCTCTGGAGTGATGAGCAATTCAAACCATCTCTTTTGAGTGTGTTGCAGAAGAATTCTGCCTTCTGGCCCTTTGAGGCAGCAGATAGGCCACTAGAAGCCATGCCGCTGCTTGGCAGCTCCACCTTAGAAGGGACATTGTTTTCAAAACCATTCAAAAGTGAAGAGACACCCTTACCAATATTAGATTTACTGGCTTTAGTAATGCCATTCTTCCTCCTATCAAAGCAGGTGGTCTTGGCAGACACGGATTCATTTGTGTGCTGCTCGGAAGTATTCTCATCATCATCAGAGTCATTTTCAAAAGTACAAGTTTTTAAAACTTCGAAGGGCAAGCTTCTCAGTTCTCTCACATTCGTCACCTTTTCACAAGCCAGACTTGTGTCCACAACAGTAAATTTCATGACATCTGTGCTGCGGTTTGGAGTTTTTACCTTGAGATAGCAGTGGCGCGGTTGATCCGGGGAATTTTCGCAATCCAATTTTGTATCTTGTGTCCAACTATTTCCCTCTTTGCTAGTGCAATCATTATCTGCAATTGTCCCGAGCTCAATTAGCTCAGGGTCAGAAGCAACTTTACACAAGACATCACTAACAGAGTCAAAATAGTGATTTCCCTTCACCAATTTCCTCGAAAATTTTTTAACTCCAGGGACAAGGAAGACCAGAGAATGCTTAGAAACAACGGCATAGTTATGACTATCTGGCTGCTCAGAGTGCCAACCTCTGGCAAGTAAACGAGGCCAAATAGCTTCCCAGAACAGATCACTTGTTCGAGCTTTGCTTAATCTGAAATCACCTGTTAGAAAGCTTATTATTTCAGGAGGTGTAAGCATTGAACATGCCTTGCCAACTGGTATTTCTTGGCGAACAGGTAATGCTTGAGTAGGCTTCATGGAATCTACAGTGAGTCCCGTAAGATCTTCCTTCCCCTTACCAACTCCTACTCCTTCAACAAGAGCTTTGAGCCCAACTGAGGCCTTTAAAGTCAAAACATAGTCTTCTAGAAGCATTTTCCCCTCTGCAAACGCCTTCGAAACCTACCaagtatttgaatttaatatagtCATCGCACATTCCTTGagataaataaaagatagaTTAATTAATGGGCAGTAGAAATGCTAAGTAACTGTTTTGTTCTCAATAACTAATGAGGTCCATGATGCAAAAGACTTCTAAAGCTACGATGAAAAGGTAATGTATGTTGaaattggaataaaaataaCTGTCACACAGAACTTTTCTATTATAACGTATAAAAAAATGGTCTTGATTTAAGCCCTGCAAGTTCTATTGAAAGAAAGTCTGACTTCGAAATTCTTCCACCTTCAACAAAAAAGTCATTATCACTTTCAGAAGTGATGTTTGTTCAAGAATAAACAACTGACACCTGTAAACTCTGGCTTCTCAAAAGATCTTTTTTGTTCTGTATATAGTTGAGAAATGAGAAGTCGACATGATCTGATTACGGTGAATGAAGAATTGGCAGATGCAATCCATGATAATCACAGCATTAGCATAAACTCTCAAGAATTAAGTGAGTACCTCGAGTAACTTATTGTAGCATTCCTCTGATACCATTGGTAATAATCGAGACAAAAGCTCTTGTTGCCTTGGTCCAGTGAAAATTTTTGGGCCATAAATGCATTTTCTACTTCTCGTTTTTCTGCATCCTGACCATCTTTGATATTTGTcagatttataaaattttccaTAATAGAATGACAGTATATCTCCCATGTTCTTATTACCAATAAATCTTTTCACCTGAACAAGGTTCTTCCCAAATATATACAAGCCAAGGATGAAACTGGCCTCTTCAATTTCATTCCAGGTGTCACTCGCAGATCCAGGAACTAAAGAATGACCTTTATCACTATGCTTCTCGTGCATCTCAATCTCTGTTTCTTGTTGCATATTGGAATCTCCCGATTCTCCCAATGTCATTTCACTGACCAATGTACTGTCCACTGGCCCAAGTTTAGCCTTTACTATATCACCACCCAGATAATTAGAGGTCTCTTTTATACAATTTAGTTTTGAAGATTCATTTTCATTGGTAACTCCATTTGACTTGGAGGCCTTTTCCTGCCGATTATGCCTACTGTTCTCAAGTTCATTCTTAATCCAAATTATTGGGATGGGTAATCCAATTCGAAACTTATGGAGAACACTTGCAAAGTTATCTGCCTCGTATGGATTCCTTAGATACCAGTGataatcagattttgaaattaaacTAGGAAGTTGAACCTGGTACTGCTGACCCACCCGAGGAAATATTTCCGGCTCACCAAAAACATCATAAACACCAGAATATTCAGGAGAAAGTGATTGCTCATGTGCTTGCTCCTCATTACAATTCATGTCATTAACTTGACCTGCATCCACctgttcatattttaaaaaaaaaaattaaaaggtgaACATGAAAACACATAAGACGCGTATCAGGTGGTGAGAGGAACTAATTTTAAGGATTCAATCTCACATGGATGGTCAAGATTAGTTTTATCTAAGATGATGTATTTCTTGTTGCTAGGGAAGTGAATAATAGAGCAAGAGCTGAATCAAAGGGTAAGTGTCATTGCCCTTCTCTTTCTGTGTACATCACTCACACTATAAAACACAGATTTAATATTGTCTACCTGATAATGTTTCTGTAATGAATCTTCAACACACACAAAGTAGCAAGAATAGACACAGTCGGCATTTTCATTTCCTCCAGCTGTGTGTGCAAAATTGatagtttgatttgattatttCCTGATAAAATGCTAGTGAACTAACCGATAATGACAAGATTTAATGGTAATGAGAATTTTCCACTTAACCTTCACCTAGGAGTCACAGCTAGAGTCAAACCAGGGAAGCATATTGCTAGTTAACTTAAATTATAGACATCCTACAATTTCATCAGTGAAATTTGCTAGCCATGTTAGTTGCCCCTGAGCAAACCATTTCAGAATCAGTGAGATAATAACATTGTgttaaagatttatatttatatagaagTCATAACCCATACACCCAATTATCAtcaaaaaatcataaatgattagaaaaatggagaaatttaaattaataggaaaataaaaaatatatagaaatgaaaaagaaaaatataatgacggatataattatgatttaatttcccaaaaaaaaaaaacttgcagGTAACAAAATCCCAAATTAAACAGGAACATTTAAGAACAAAACATGGAAGTTGAACAAAATTCCTATACAAACCAAATGAACTCCCCATAAGAAAAGCTTGACATAAAAAAATCGTGACAAAGAGTTGACATACGTGTTAATATGAAGAAGTAGGTAACAGAAAAGCGAGAGGAGCACCGAAGACAAATCCACAAACCAGATCCATTCCCTGAACAATATATACGAAAAGATAATGAACGCGAAGACTCCGCAGAAATGCATGAAAATCCCCACTGAGCACATTTCTCTCGAATGCAAAAAACGGCACAATCTCCGGGAAACCAACAACATTCGAGCACGAAAAAGGAACAAGAACACGAGATGAagcacacacatacacacagccacaaatatatgtaaaacaaaaagaagagaaaaataaaagcagaaagaaagagagaagcgCGCACACAGAAACACACACAAGTTTCCCAGTGAGAATTCCAATATGATCCAAGAAAATCAGTTATTTTACACGATAACACACCTGCAAGTACA
This genomic stretch from Vigna radiata var. radiata cultivar VC1973A chromosome 7, Vradiata_ver6, whole genome shotgun sequence harbors:
- the LOC106769080 gene encoding uncharacterized protein LOC106769080 isoform X3; amino-acid sequence: MNCNEEQAHEQSLSPEYSGVYDVFGEPEIFPRVGQQYQVQLPSLISKSDYHWYLRNPYEADNFASVLHKFRIGLPIPIIWIKNELENSRHNRQEKASKSNGVTNENESSKLNCIKETSNYLGGDIVKAKLGPVDSTLVSEMTLGESGDSNMQQETEIEMHEKHSDKGHSLVPGSASDTWNEIEEASFILGLYIFGKNLVQVKRFIGNKNMGDILSFYYGKFYKSDKYQRWSGCRKTRSRKCIYGPKIFTGPRQQELLSRLLPMVSEECYNKLLEVSKAFAEGKMLLEDYVLTLKASVGLKALVEGVGVGKGKEDLTGLTVDSMKPTQALPVRQEIPVGKACSMLTPPEIISFLTGDFRLSKARTSDLFWEAIWPRLLARGWHSEQPDSHNYAVVSKHSLVFLVPGVKKFSRKLVKGNHYFDSVSDVLCKVASDPELIELGTIADNDCTSKEGNSWTQDTKLDCENSPDQPRHCYLKVKTPNRSTDVMKFTVVDTSLACEKVTNVRELRSLPFEVLKTCTFENDSDDDENTSEQHTNESVSAKTTCFDRRKNGITKASKSNIGKGVSSLLNGFENNVPSKVELPSSGMASSGLSAASKGQKAEFFCNTLKRDGLNCSSLQRMVSDNKNDLVPVTKRRRRLTACSRAKKNSNTANFFVVPRGKETEAGFCLDNGNSKSSANVSANFFVATRVEQEEASLHKSKFSERVSWDIPPQEKSLAGFPAQKNKRLADSPSNLSSIINEEAVPDTSSSGAMGQCSKPQPRTMIDLNLPVSPEAEVDEPFVNVGTEMQENKISKESNDPSVGTNSKLGDHPEQQPDMHTRRQSTRNRPPTTKVLEAFAFGYLDRKEKRRSRDYLPDSSITRPSVSRKVGGYSNAGTGIEKEEKTDVVCNGSPGSDCNIDRLQV
- the LOC106769080 gene encoding uncharacterized protein LOC106769080 isoform X2: MWVSLAATSSSSPSMEVDAGQVNDMNCNEEQAHEQSLSPEYSGVYDVFGEPEIFPRVGQQYQVQLPSLISKSDYHWYLRNPYEADNFASVLHKFRIGLPIPIIWIKNELENSRHNRQEKASKSNGVTNENESSKLNCIKETSNYLGGDIVKAKLGPVDSTLVSEMTLGESGDSNMQQETEIEMHEKHSDKGHSLVPGSASDTWNEIEEASFILGLYIFGKNLVQVKRFIGNKNMGDILSFYYGKFYKSDKYQRWSGCRKTRSRKCIYGPKIFTGPRQQELLSRLLPMVSEECYNKLLEVSKAFAEGKMLLEDYVLTLKASVGLKALVEGVGVGKGKEDLTGLTVDSMKPTQALPVRQEIPVGKACSMLTPPEIISFLTGDFRLSKARTSDLFWEAIWPRLLARGWHSEQPDSHNYAVVSKHSLVFLVPGVKKFSRKLVKGNHYFDSVSDVLCKVASDPELIELGTIADNDCTSKEGNSWTQDTKLDCENSPDQPRHCYLKVKTPNRSTDVMKFTVVDTSLACEKVTNVRELRSLPFEVLKTCTFENDSDDDENTSEQHTNESVSAKTTCFDRRKNGITKASKSNIGKGVSSLLNGFENNVPSKVELPSSGMASSGLSAASKGQKAEFFCNTLKRDGLNCSSLQRMVSDNKNDLVPVTKRRRRLTACSRAKKNSNTANFFVVPRGKETEAGFCLDNGNSKSSANVSANFFVATRVEQEEASLHKSKFSERVSWDIPPQEKSLAGFPAQKNKRLADSPSNLSSIINEEAVPDTSSSGAMGQCSKPQPRTMIDLNLPVSPEAEVDEPFVNVGTEMQENKISKESNDPSVGTNSKLGDHPEQQPDMHTRRQSTRNRPPTTKVLEAFAFGYLDRKEKRRSRDYLPDSSITRPSVSRKVGGYSNAGTGIEKEEKTDVVCNGSPGSDCNIDRLQV
- the LOC106769080 gene encoding uncharacterized protein LOC106769080 isoform X1; amino-acid sequence: MHIFVCNIYIYVRSERNSYAVIIIFFIDNYVLFTFSLFPICYFANRRVTITIHFPSFQLRFFMWVSLAATSSSSPSMEVDAGQVNDMNCNEEQAHEQSLSPEYSGVYDVFGEPEIFPRVGQQYQVQLPSLISKSDYHWYLRNPYEADNFASVLHKFRIGLPIPIIWIKNELENSRHNRQEKASKSNGVTNENESSKLNCIKETSNYLGGDIVKAKLGPVDSTLVSEMTLGESGDSNMQQETEIEMHEKHSDKGHSLVPGSASDTWNEIEEASFILGLYIFGKNLVQVKRFIGNKNMGDILSFYYGKFYKSDKYQRWSGCRKTRSRKCIYGPKIFTGPRQQELLSRLLPMVSEECYNKLLEVSKAFAEGKMLLEDYVLTLKASVGLKALVEGVGVGKGKEDLTGLTVDSMKPTQALPVRQEIPVGKACSMLTPPEIISFLTGDFRLSKARTSDLFWEAIWPRLLARGWHSEQPDSHNYAVVSKHSLVFLVPGVKKFSRKLVKGNHYFDSVSDVLCKVASDPELIELGTIADNDCTSKEGNSWTQDTKLDCENSPDQPRHCYLKVKTPNRSTDVMKFTVVDTSLACEKVTNVRELRSLPFEVLKTCTFENDSDDDENTSEQHTNESVSAKTTCFDRRKNGITKASKSNIGKGVSSLLNGFENNVPSKVELPSSGMASSGLSAASKGQKAEFFCNTLKRDGLNCSSLQRMVSDNKNDLVPVTKRRRRLTACSRAKKNSNTANFFVVPRGKETEAGFCLDNGNSKSSANVSANFFVATRVEQEEASLHKSKFSERVSWDIPPQEKSLAGFPAQKNKRLADSPSNLSSIINEEAVPDTSSSGAMGQCSKPQPRTMIDLNLPVSPEAEVDEPFVNVGTEMQENKISKESNDPSVGTNSKLGDHPEQQPDMHTRRQSTRNRPPTTKVLEAFAFGYLDRKEKRRSRDYLPDSSITRPSVSRKVGGYSNAGTGIEKEEKTDVVCNGSPGSDCNIDRLQV